Genomic segment of Saccharomyces cerevisiae S288C chromosome XV, complete sequence:
GGCCGGCGATGTCTTTAACCTTATGGGTGCCGTTATGCAACATCTTTTGTCTACCATGATCATTCTTGCTGCTTACTATACGGTGGCAGATATCATTTTACTAGGTCAATGTCTATGGTACGATAATGAGGAAAAACCAGCAGTAGACCCTATTCATCTCTCCCCTGCCAATCCAATAAACGAAAACGTTCTGCACGATGTGTTCAATGAACAACAACCGCTTTTGAATTCCCAAGGTCAGCCAAATCgtattgatgaagaaatggCTGCTCCTTCATCCGACGGAAACGCTGGTGATGATAATCTCCGTGAAGtcaattcaagaaatttgataaaagaCATATTTATTGTTAGTGGTGTAGTTTTTGTAGGTTTCATCTCGTGGTATGTAACCTACTGCGTAAACTACACGCAACCTCCTCCCGTGGAGGATCCATCACTGCCTGTTCCCGAACTGCAGATCAATTGGATGGCTCAGATATTCGGTTACTTAAGTGCCCTTTTGTATCTGGGTTCAAGAATTCCTCAGATATTACTGAATTTTAAGAGAAAGTCTTGTGAAGGTATCAGTTTCctattctttttgttcGCCTGTTTGGGTAATACCacatttattttctctgTGATTGTCATTTCTTTAGACTGGAAGTATCTAATTATGAATGCTTCCTGGTTGGTTGGAAGCATAGGTACTTTATTCATGGATTTCGTCATATTTTCCCagtttttcatttacaaaagaaataaaaaatttatactGAATTAACATGTTCTATCtaatatttatttaacATATTTTTGACCTCacaaactttttttttttttctctctgtcattgacatttttttaatgtcacaaaaagaaaaattaaatgtattataaaatttcatttaaaTAGGAAAAAACCCGTGATTACTAAAGGCATATTAAAGATCTATTAAAGATCTATTAAAGCTTTCTGCTACCAGTATGgataatattttaaagGCATCAAATATGGAAGGGACTTCAACAATGACAGTTACCTCGCGTAGTTCTGAAGACTCTAGTTGTATCTCAAATCATGAACAAGATACCGATACACATAAGGACGGCGACACAAGTGGTCTGGAAAACAGTAAAATTTCGAAGAGAAAGTGGATGAAAGAGTTTTTTAAACTTTCCAAATCTCCAGCTTCCAAAAGCAGCCGGAGTATAGGTTCCATGAAAAGTAACCAGAGCCTCGTTTCAATGAAAAGTAGTGACGATGGCAACAGTTATAAAAATGATTACTCTTCTATCTGTGGTAACAGCCTTCCATCTGCAGGCTTGAGTCGTTCGAATAGTgtgaaagaattaaaattaGATTCAACTGGAAGTCAGagatcaaaaaataatgttGCCATGTTAGCACGTTCTTCTACAACATCTCAGACAACgtgctcttcttcttcatcatcatcttcttaTAACTCTATAaaaggaaatgaaaatgatattttattgCAGAATAACAATCACTTTAGGCATAACAAAGAAATTCCTCAAAGTAAAGGGAGCTCCAACATTAACACCGCATCGATTATGAGCCAATACAATGTCGATACGCAAGCAACCGCTATAATGAGCGATATGCAAAAGCAATACGACTCGCAACAGATGACATCACCATTTGTAAACGAAGACTTGCATTTCGATCCAAATGGTGAAGTTTCACACGTAATAAAAgcaatttttaaagaaattggtTATAAATACGATGATTTCAGTGATATTCCtgtttttcaattaatGCAAGAAATGTATCAACtagtgaagaagaattccAGCGCTAGAAGAACAAAGATAACAGACTATGCCTCTAAacttaaagaaaaagaagcgCAATTAAAAAGTCAAAAtgacaaaattttgaagttaGAAACAACAAACAAGGCCTACAAAACTAAATACAAGGAGGTCTCTCtggaaaataagaaaataaaagaggCTTTCAAAGAACTAGACAATGAGTCATACAATCACGATGAGGAattactaaaaaaatacaaatataCTAGGGAAACCTTAGATAGGGTCAATAGAGAACAGCAATTAATCATTGATCAAAACgagtttttgaagaaaagtgTCAATGAACTACAAAATGAGGTTAATGCTACCAACTTCAAGTTCTCTttatttaaagaaaaatatgcaAAATTAGCTGATAGCATCACTGAATTGAATACCTCTacgaaaaaaagagaggcCCTGGGAGAAAACTTAACTTTTGAATGCAatgaattaaaagaaatatgtttgaaatacaaaaaaaacatcgaaaatatatcaaatacCAATAagaatttacaaaattcgttcaaaaatgaaaggaaaaaagttttAGATTTGAGAAATGAGagaaatttgttgaaaaaggaaatacTGTTGATTGAATGTCATGGTTCATATTCTCTACTCCTTGTATCTAATATTCTGACATGTTATCGGTTCTTACTGCCAAGTGATACTATTATTGAAACTGAAAGCTTAATTAAGGAGCTACTCAACATGAATAATTCACTTTCGAACCATGTGTCTTCTTCTGACGAGCCTCCAGCGGAGTACTCGAAAAGATTAGAATTAAAATGTGTAGAGTTTGAGGAAAAGTTACTTTATTTCTATCAAGAACTTGTgacgaagaaaattatAGACGTCATTTACAAGTGCTTTATTAATTATTACAAGAAAAGTAGGCAAACTGACCAAAAATCCAATCAGAACTCCAGCACTCCGTATAAACAAAGCCAAAGACAAGTTCCGCACTCCATCAAGTGAACCTCAACAGCTACACATTCTTTTATAATCCTTAATATtctatatatacatatatgaaaaaatagaaaacgCGAAAActtgtcattttttttttaggcgtttttataatatactgaaaataaaaagaggCTCTTTAAATGTTGACACTCTACTCCAATATCAACTGTAAAAAATCTCTTTATCTGCTGACCTAACATCAAAATCCTCAGATTAAAAGTATGTCCTCCACTAGGCCAGAGCTAAAATTCTCTGATGTATCAGAGGAGAGAAACTTCTATAAGAAGTATACAGGGTTGCCGAAGAAACCATTAAAAACCATTAGATTAGTGGATAAAGGCGACTATTACACAGTTATAGGTTCAGATGCGATATTTGTGGCAGATTCAGTCTATCATACTCAATCTGTTTTAAAGAACTGCCAATTGGACCCTGTAACGGCAAAGAACTTCCATGAACCAACTAAATATGTTACTGTTTCGCTACAAGTTCTTGCCACTCTGCTGAAGTTATGTTTGTTGGATCTGGGATATAAAGTTGAGATATACGATAAGGGTTggaaattaataaaaagcGCATCTCCAGGGAACATTGAGCAAGTTAATGAGCTAATGAATATGAATATTGATTCGAGTATCATCATTGCAAGTTTGAAAGTTCAATGGAATTCCCAAGATGGAAACTGCATTATTGGAGTTGCTTTCATTGATACCACTGCATACAAGGTGGGAATGCTTGATATTGTCGATAATGAAGTGTATTCCAACCTAGAGAGTTTCTTGATTCAATTGGGTGTAAAGGAATGTTTGGTGCAGGACTTGacatcaaattcaaactCCAATGCTGAAATGCAGAAAGTAATAAATGTAATTGATCGCTGTGGGTGCGTCGTTacattattgaaaaactcagaattttctgaaaaagaTGTCGAACTGGATTTAACCAAGTTACTGGGCGATGATTTGGCATTATCGTTACCACAAAAATACTCTAAATTATCTATGGGTGCATGCAATGCATTGATTGGATATTTACAATTGCTCTCAGAGCAAGATCAAGTAGGCAAGTATGAATTAGTTGAACATAAATTAAAGGAGTTTATGAAGTTGGATGCCTCCGCTATTAAAGCCCTTAATTTATTCCCACAAGGACCACAAAATCCATTTGGTAGCAACAATTTAGCTGTATCTGGATTTACGAGTGCTGGTAATTCTGGTAAAGTAACTTCTCTTTTCCAGTTACTGAATCATTGCAAAACAAATGCTGGTGTTCGGCTTTTAAATGAATGGTTGAAGCAACCACTGACCAATATTGACGAAATTAATAAAAGACATGATTTAGTCGACTATCTAATTGACCAAATCGAGTTAAGACAGATGTTGACTTCTGAATATTTACCCATGATTCCAGATATTCGTAGATTGACtaagaaattaaataaaagagGAAACTTAGAGGATGTCTTGAAAATTTACCAATTCAGTAAAAGAATACCAGAAATTGTTCAAGTTTTCACTTCGTTCTTGGAGGACGACAGCCCCACTGAACCAGTAAACGAACTGGTCCGCTCCGTTTGGCTAGCTCCTTTAAGCCACCACGTTGAACCTTTGTCCAAATTCGAAGAAATGGTTGAAACAACGGTTGATTTGGATGcttatgaagaaaataacgaATTTATGATTAAAGTTGAGTTTAATGAGGAATTAGGAAAGATAAGAAGTAAACTGGATACGTTGCGTGATGAAATTCATTCAATCCATCTTGATTCTGCTGAAGATCTAGGATTCGATCCGGACAAAAAACTGAAGTTGGAGAACCATCATCTGCATGGTTGGTGTATGAGGTTGACACGTAATGACGCCAAGGAGTTACGTAAACATAAGAAGTACATTGAGTTGTCGACAGTAAAAGCtggtatattttttagtacCAAACAATTAAAGTCAATCGCCAATGAAACcaatattcttcaaaaggaGTACGACAAGCAACAATCGGCTCTGGTTAGAGAAATTATAAATATTACATTAACGTACACAccagtttttgaaaaactatCCTTAGTCTTAGCGCATTTAGATGTGATTGCCTCTTTTGCTCATACTTCCTCGTATGCTCCTATACCATACATTAGACCCAAGTTGCATCCCATGGATTCGGAAAGAAGAACTCACCTAATAAGCTCCCGTCATCCAGTACTGGAAATGCAAGACGATATAAGCTTTATATCTAATGATGTCACATTAGAGAGTGGAAAGGGCGACTTTTTAATCATAACTGGACCAAACATGGGAGGTAAATCTACTTACATCAGACAGGTTGGTGTGATTTCTTTAATGGCCCAAATTGGTTGTTTCGTACCTTGtgaagaagctgaaataGCCATAGTAGATGCAATTCTTTGCAGGGTCGGGGCAGGAGATTCCCAATTGAAAGGTGTTTCCACATTTATGGTTGAAATATTGGAAACTGCTTCTATACTAAAGAATGCGAGTAAGAATTCTTTGATTATTGTAGATGAACTAGGGCGTGGTACTAGTACATATGATGGTTTTGGTCTAGCTTGGGCAATTGCTGAACATATCGCAAGTAAGATTGGATGTTTCGCTTTGTTTGCAACTCACTTTCATGAATTGACAGAATTGTCTGAAAAATTGCCCAATGTCAAGAATATGCATGTTGTTGCACATATcgagaaaaatttaaaagaacaaaaacatGACGATGAGGACATCACGTTGTTATACAAAGTTGAGCCTGGTATTTCAGATCAGTCTTTTGGTATTCATGTTGCAGAAGTTGTTCAATTTccagaaaaaattgttaaaATGGCTAAACGTAAAGCCAATGAATTGGACGATCTAAAAACtaataatgaagatttgaaaaaagctAAGCTATCATTACAGGAAGTTAACGAAGGTAATATTCGTTTGAAGGCTTTACTGAAAGAGTGGATTAGAAAAGTGAAGGAGGAGGGTTTACATGACCCAAGCAAAATTACTGAAGAAGCTTCCCAGCATAAAATACAAGAGCTATTGCGTGCTATAGCAAATGAAccagaaaaggaaaacgaTAATTACCtgaaatatataaaagCCTTGTTGTTATAATTAATATTACAACGACATCTTAAGTGAGAATCGATAGATAATATATAGATACAAATAGTACATATAATATGCATTgggaaagaatttttattttttacaatCTTTGTAGACAAGGTACAGTTTATTCATAATCCCTAAAAGTGTTCACGAAAGAATAATCTCTGTCATAGATCAATTTTCCTAAAGGCAATAAGGCTCTAAAAGCTTCGAAATCTTCCTTTATTCCACTGTCACTATTAAAATTAGAATTTTCAGGGGTCTCTAGACCACTGGAAAGAGTATCTCCGGTATCAGAACTATGGATGGGATAAACAAGAGATGTTAGGTCCGAACGAATTGGGTACAAAGATGAGTCATCAGATATTCCTTTCCTATTTGAAGATGGCGATAGGTCTCCAAAATTTGAGATGGGGGAGTGAGATTTTAATAGTTTTAAAATTTCGACTGATAACTCTCCAAATAAGTTTATTGGTGCTTCCTCCGCAAAGTCTTCTGAAGAAATATCATTCGTATTCAGTCCATCATCGGCGAGATCGGCTTCGTTGCCCTTTTGTAAAGAATGGAGAGAACCATATGATTTTAGACTCATAATTAGTTGATCGACTGTTTCatcttttatctttcttGAATGCATAATAACTTTCGTTATCGTTTCATCATAAGGTTTAGAATCAAATATTGACGTAGAATCGTTCAAAGCATGATAACGTTGCAAAACGTATTTCAAAAAGTGGCTGTAGAACACAATCAAAGTGTTCCATTTGACATTGTCAAACAGTAACTGCTCATCATTTTCTCCCACTAATCGATCATAAGATTTTTTTAGGATATCGATGATCTCTTTTACCTcacctttcttttttagatCGTTCATATTATCCACAACGTAAAAGAAGAGAACAAACATAGCAGTAGAGAACTGATACATAACCTCGTTATACATATGCGCCTGGTAATTGATGCCTTGAAACAGCTGTAACATTTCTTTACTGGCGTTTAAGTATtgacttgaaaaaagaatgaataGCTGAGGAATATCATGGCGAGAACCTTTGTATAGGCGTTCGTTATCAATCAATAAGGATGTAGTCATCATGCTCAAAATCACTTTAGAATATAGCGCCCTAAAATGACAATTCAAAACACGAGAGCATGCAATCTCAAAACTTAAAGCCGGATTTTCTTGGGATTTTTGAGCGTAAAGTACCGATAAATACTGTTTATAACTTTTTAGTTTCATACTTACGTGCAAGTTGTCTCTCCAATTGTTCAAAGAATCATTGAGatctttgattttatcAAGCATGGCATCGAATGAAAGATCTAGAGTACTTCTGACAGCAAAACAAGTAGAGTATATTTTACTCTCAATACTAaccaattttgaaacataATATGATATGAAAAGGGATATGTGCtgacaaaaatttacaaCTACATTCAATGCAGAGTTGACATCAGTAATTTTATCGAGatcttcctttttatcAATAAGATCAGGTAGAATATTAGTTTTTATCACTTCATAATAATTTTGATCTGTTAGCATATCCATATCGCGTTCCCCCACAATAGGGGGTCTGGATAACATTAAAGAATATAGTTTATCTGTACAAAAACAATGCCACCacattcttcttctccttaTGGCTTCTTCAAAGTCTAGTGACTTGTAAGAGGATTTTCTATTTAATTCCATGTCAACCGCCAATCTAATCGCGGTTCCTAAAATACAATTTGCTAGTTCAGTATCGTAGGTAAGTTGAAAATATCGGTTCAGTAGTAATAAAGCTTGTAGTGTTCTTGTACCTGAACAGATGGTGGACAGCTtatgataataatacatGGCATTTAGTAAGGCAACgttttcgattttttttaactcTTGGGAGGTTGGATCATATCTATCTTTCCTTAGAAACTTTGAATCACCTCTTATAATTGATTGAGTGGCAGATGCACCCGAGCAGAGACACACgtttaataataaatgtTCAGGATATGTGAGTTTTTCGCCGCTTTCGCTGTAGTACTTTTCTGCTAAGTCTAGACATTCTTTTAACGATATTATACCAGTTACAGAGGATAATAAGGTAGCATGAAAATTCTCAAGAAGTCTCTTTGCTTGCTTTTTCGGAGGTAATGagtataatattatttcgCTGGAGAAGAAAGCCGGAGATGACAAATCcataaattttttcatttgagTTGCATACCATTTTAAAGATATGCTTAATATTTCGCTGATTGGAGAAAGAAACTCCTCATTGGACGCTTTCACTCCTAAACTTTGTTTGAACCAATAGAGTTTTTGAGCAGTTAAAAGTGCCGTAGAGTATATTTTTCTCGCTGGTTTGGGcaaattgttcttttccttGTATTTGCCTTCCTGCTTTTTAACAGCCTTGTCCAATAACCACTCAAGTCTAGCCACACTGTCAATAATGTAAGACATTTTTCtatccaatttttcaatctttgaattcatttttttgttaagattattttgaatattgGAGACTTTATCGATGATATTGCTTTCTAAGGGGGAATTACCGTTTAAAAGTTCAAACCTTCCACTGTTCGGTACTGAAGAAGACGCTACAGGATTGCTAATACTATTTGAGGTTTGAAGTGATTCCCCTGGTGTTGCATGATGTTTGATTtctaattttcttttcttcttaagAATCTCATCACGATGTTTGAAAGTGCAAGGCAACTGAAACTTAATACAGtttgaacattttttgGTCTGCTGGTCCACTTCATCACATctgatttttctttttcggcAATGGTCACAGGCCTTTGATACACGTTTCTTGAGATTTTTACCAGAGCCGCTCATATCATTACTGTTAGTGTGTTCCATCATCGTGCTGATGTCACGGTTCTGTTGTGTCTGAAATTGCGACTGATGCTCTGTTGGCGAGTATATTGTATTGGGATAAGCCACATTCATGGGGATATTTGGACCTATTGTACTACCTGTCATAAGGGTGTTTTCTCTGTTAGGCATCGTCATCAGTTGATCTGGCACAGGCATCGACCATATTTGAGTTTCAGGAACCAGACGTGGGGTACCAGTTTGATGGTTTACATTTGAAATGTCACTTCTACCGGTGATTTCATTGTTAAAAACCGCATTCATATTGCTTGCTGAGTTTGAAAACCCATTTGGGCTGTAATCTCCACCTTGATTTTCCATTATTTCAAACCGAAGATTTGGAGTGGAGAGTGCTGATTTCCTAAGTTGAATTAAAGTACGATAATAAGCTCCCTAAGacatttattcttttttcgaATTAAAGGCTTTTTATATAAAGCCATCTTTCATGTACGTAATTGGAGATTATACCAAAACCAAACAGGGTAAGAGATGTTTCTCTAATGAATAAAATAACAGTGTTACCTTAGCACAAGCCAATATTCAAAACACATGTGGTAGACCTTCTGTAATATTTATGTATATCTCCATAATCTTTCACCTACACAATCTCACTTATATTGCGGCTAACGTACATTgttaaatatatatgtatcTGTGTATTTGTTGTACCTCAGGGTGAGGGTCCCGCTTCCGTCTGTAGTCGGTATTCGTAAAGTAAAAGACAGAGCGAAGCTTATGTTCAAAGCTCGTCATGACTACTGGTATCTTCTAACTGGTCTTCTATGTGTGATAATAGGCTCAATTGTAGACGAATGattttcagtttttctttaacttcTTTACTCAAGTCATCTCCATTTTGCTTAATTAAAGCTTCTAGTCTTCgcctttccttttccagCCCATTCACGTCACCGTATAATTTAGATAAAGTATCAGAGTAGTATTCTTTACCAGCTTTACACAGAAGCTGTTGAGAACGTAATTCTTCATTGCAATTCCTAGAATCATCGAAAATATGTTCTATGAATCTTTCTTCTGTATCTTTACTTCTTACAGTATCGATAAAGTTGCTTAAACTCTTTAGGTTCCTACTCCCTTCAAAACGAACAACCCTAGACGTATCCAGTTGGTACTTAGGATTGTTGAACCACGTCTTGATTCTTTGCCATAGTCTTTCATGAAATTTCATAGACGACCAATCGAGCTTCGGAAGAACTAAGGGCTTAGTACGAGGTTTGACCAGTTCAATTATTGGAAATCCAGGCAAGTCGGTACATAAAGTTGGCCCGAAGAATTCACAGTTAACTTCAAGGAAGTTAATTGGGGTATCATCTTTATTAGCTTTTTTGGCGTATAGCTCACCAAGCTCTTCGTATACTGGGGCCAGAGTTTTACAATGTTGGCACCAAGAAGTGTAGTATTTTATCATTGTGTAAGAATCATTCCTATTGCAGATATCGAAGTACTGCTCAATCGACTTGACCATCGTGACAGCTTCACTGTAGGCCAACGCTGGTAAAATGACGACGCATGTTGATAATAcggaaaataaaaagccGTGCAATTTCATCTCCTTTGTGTTTTACTTTGCCGACGTACTTGCACTAGACTCGctgtgttttttttctgttgttTTGTTGTTATGCTGTTCTTTAGCTCAAAAAATTGGCCACTGTTCCCCGCTCTGTAAATTAATTGCTCttaaagaaacaaaaatgattaaaaaaaattagaaatatttgagATAATAAGAACATCATTCAGGTCGCCCATATTCACAATTATTTACAGACTGtattttaatgaagaatGTGTGCATAACTTGATGGTACCTATTCAATAtaaaatttgataaataaataatattataaaaatgtCTATGTAATTATTATAAAGCTCTAGAGTATGTATGAGTTGTTACACATAGCATTCCAATGAGTActtgcttttttcttcgttcTTTAGACATTTCAGAAGAATATTCTTTATCTTGTCATTGTTACTGCAACTACTATTATAGTattattagtattattGTTGGTATTGTTACTATATATTTACGCTTAAAAACTCCAAATTCAGACCCCAAAATATAATTTAAATAAACATTATCATTTCCCCTCATTCCCGTTGACCTCATGAACTAGCGGTGAATTATGTACTTTTCTTCTGTATTCTAGAACTATGTCACCCTGAGATTTCCAGTAAAGTGTTCTAACGGTATTTAAAGTCATATCGTTATCAAGCACTTGGCCCCTACATAGTAGATCCAACCAAAGACTAGGTTCCATTTTTGCTTTCATTTCAGGAGTTTTCGTTTCAAATCTGTCAGCGACGTAAagtttaatttttttcacccTAATCATTCCAGGCGCAACCAGCTTGACATTCGCCTCAGAGATTCTCGGTAAATCTGTGGGGTTTAACTCCTGCTCGCTGGTCTTCGGACGGCCAAACTTTAGCATATTATGGAACTGTTGCTGTGTTGATGGGGAAACGGCTTCATTACCATTTCCAAGGCTGCTATCGCTACTATCGTTGCCAGAAGATTCTGTGGTATCTGATGCACTAATaaacttcttcttgttttcattGCCAGCTGCCTCACTCCCACCAACAGAAGACCATGGCATGATTAAGAAGTTCAACTTTGGTTGCTCTTCCACCGTCTTAATATCTCTAAATAAAGCTTTTGCAAACCAGTAGGGCAAATTTTCCTCCAATTGCTCAAAAATTTGCCTTCTGTTGAGTCTGCTTCCTAACTCGCCATCAATAAGATCATATTTTCCTAATTTGTCATCATCTACAGCTTGAAGGTCtacttcttcatcatctggCGGTTtggaattttctttgccgCCGCTGACGGTTTCATTATCGACATGAGATGGCGGTAATAGGGTGGAAAATAATACCCTGCCACCACATGAGCCTTCCTTCCAAAGATGGACCAAAACTAACGTGGCAGATTTTACTCTAATAATTGGACATGAACTAGCCTTGATTATCTTGGTGACTGGAAGCCTCTTCGTCAGGTATTTTAGAGAAGAAGTATTCATATATTGTTGCTTGTAAGACTCTTGAATTTGCTCCAGTAAATCGGGCATGAACTCaggcttcttcttttcgttGCCTTCCAAGGTTGACGTGGAATTCGCCCTTGAGTTTTCAGATGATCTTAGTTTGTTATGAGTGTTGTTACTCGGTAAATCTTGTGATGAAATAGCGGATAGTTTTTGCTCTAGCTTGAAAGGATGATTCCATAACATAGATTCTGGAGTTGCATCCTTAGACTGCTGAGTTGTATTGATAGCTTGAGGGAAGGCCGAGTCATCATTAATAACGTGCGGAGTATCTGGCAGAATTCCTTTGGGCTCCTCTGGAGTGTTTAACCCTGTTGTGGCACGACCAGAAGTAGACCTAAATGATTTGAACTTTCTACTTAACAAGGAGCCAGAGCTCTGCGTTCTAAAATATGGCTTTTTGGATGCAGGCAATGGTTGCACGAGTTCTAAAGAGTCATCTATTGCTTTATCAGAAGCTGACTGCAACAATGGTTGTTCTTCTAATACTATAGTCTCTGCCATTACCGGGGTTGCAGGTGCCGAATTTGGTGGAGTTCCACTGCTGTTGGTATTTCCAATGGACAGAGTTGAACTAATTTTGAAGGTtgattttctctttttatctttattattcttttttgattcaCTGTTATATCCCGTATCCAAGGTTAATGAATTGGTTAagtcttttttcttcaaactaaaaattttcttccttaaAAGTTTATCCTTTTGGACTTCATATGATATGAACTCATTGAAAAGCGAATTAATAACAATTTTACCCAAATTATATCTCTCATCTGAGttaatttcaatattgTTCACAACCTGATAATCCTTTAGCGCGGATCCATAAACTTCAgttttcagaaattttggGTTTATTTTTACGAACAGCATACCGACCTTAACGGAAACAGTACACCAATGAGATAGAATTTCCTTTGAGGTGTATTTCATTACAATATCATCAAATGAACCTTCTGATGAATCAAAAGTATTCAAAAGCTCACATGAAACGATATCCCATCTCTGCATTTGGCCTTTAGTGTTTTCCGTTATTACATGCCTCCTGTTGGTTAGCAGTGAGCTTCTGGTCAGTGCGAACCCACCTTCGTTGACACTGAAATGGTTATTAGTTAAATCGAGCACGTTTAGATTTGAGTCAgtacaaaaagaaaacaacaatttttcattaggTAAAAGGGCAATATCAAGGATACcaccatatttttttactttcgCATCTGTAGTTGATATATTTTGCTCTTCGTGTTCatggtgatgatgatgatggtggTGATGATCAGGCTTGAAAATTCTTGTAAGTTTAGCATCTTCATAACTGGATAAGTTTGCTCTCATAACATTGCCCTGAGAGTCACCAAAATACAACTTATCAAGGCTCGTTCCTTGGACACACCATATGGAAGAATCCCAGGACCAAgatccaatttttttgggaAGCTGAAGGGCACCAGTAGTCTGATCATGCCTACAATTCAAGTCCCATACATTTATTACACCATCTGAGCTGGTACTGATTAGTCGTGTGGAGTCATCAAGAGTTCTTACTa
This window contains:
- the DUF1 gene encoding Duf1p (Ubiquitin-binding hypothetical protein; contains one WD40 repeat in a beta-propeller fold; green fluorescent protein (GFP)-fusion protein localizes to the cytoplasm; homolog of human WDR48/UAF1, which is involved in regulating the Fanconi anemia pathway; deletion mutant is sensitive to various chemicals including phenanthroline, sanguinarine, and nordihydroguaiaretic acid) is translated as MNQLTVSYGLISPDYCTSQDAHILPITKILYPDIPGKNYFLTSGRDGSIILHKNTQLSNEPETAATTIKNDAIRMQVHSDWASDLIHVNMKNSDPSAGDTFISVSHDFSIVLISVNAQLTTWDKKIIGDHDDYIKCIVPIHYEMSNDYELEEQEGGPDNVHDGINNGIVVDEQNNFLFVTGGLDRKIKLWCLSSGPEKMATLLHTFDNAQSNDTGSIYSMSPIIPKYSFDDNQTSRPFDFVAGDCNGDLIFYSCKYRKEVIRIQNAHRTNIKVVRTLDDSTRLISTSSDGVINVWDLNCRHDQTTGALQLPKKIGSWSWDSSIWCVQGTSLDKLYFGDSQGNVMRANLSSYEDAKLTRIFKPDHHHHHHHHHEHEEQNISTTDAKVKKYGGILDIALLPNEKLLFSFCTDSNLNVLDLTNNHFSVNEGGFALTRSSLLTNRRHVITENTKGQMQRWDIVSCELLNTFDSSEGSFDDIVMKYTSKEILSHWCTVSVKVGMLFVKINPKFLKTEVYGSALKDYQVVNNIEINSDERYNLGKIVINSLFNEFISYEVQKDKLLRKKIFSLKKKDLTNSLTLDTGYNSESKKNNKDKKRKSTFKISSTLSIGNTNSSGTPPNSAPATPVMAETIVLEEQPLLQSASDKAIDDSLELVQPLPASKKPYFRTQSSGSLLSRKFKSFRSTSGRATTGLNTPEEPKGILPDTPHVINDDSAFPQAINTTQQSKDATPESMLWNHPFKLEQKLSAISSQDLPSNNTHNKLRSSENSRANSTSTLEGNEKKKPEFMPDLLEQIQESYKQQYMNTSSLKYLTKRLPVTKIIKASSCPIIRVKSATLVLVHLWKEGSCGGRVLFSTLLPPSHVDNETVSGGKENSKPPDDEEVDLQAVDDDKLGKYDLIDGELGSRLNRRQIFEQLEENLPYWFAKALFRDIKTVEEQPKLNFLIMPWSSVGGSEAAGNENKKKFISASDTTESSGNDSSDSSLGNGNEAVSPSTQQQFHNMLKFGRPKTSEQELNPTDLPRISEANVKLVAPGMIRVKKIKLYVADRFETKTPEMKAKMEPSLWLDLLCRGQVLDNDMTLNTVRTLYWKSQGDIVLEYRRKVHNSPLVHEVNGNEGK